GAATGGATATGGGACTGAAGCTCTTGGAATATTCAGGAAAATGTTGGCATCAGGGGAAAAGCCAGACCATGTCACAATGATTGGGGTACTATGTGCATGTAGCCACACTGGGCTGGTTGAGGAGGGCCGTCAATATTTCTACTCTATGACCGAAGAGCATCATTTGGTACCATTAAAGGACCACTATACGTGTATGGTCGATTTACTTGGTCGGGCCGGTCATCTTGATGAAGCCAAAAATTTAATAGAGACGATGCCAATGCAGCCTGATGCTGTTATTTGGGGGTCTCTGCTTGGTGCTTGTAAACTTCATTGTAGTATTACCTTAGGGAAGTATGTGGCAGAAAAGCTCCTAGAAATAGAACCTATGAACTCTGGACCTTATGTTCTTCTTTCAAATATGTATGCTGAGCTCGGAAAATGGGGTGATGTTGTAAAAATAAGGAAGTTGATGAATCAACGAGGAGTGATAAAGCAGCCGGGTTGTAGTTGGATTGAGGTAAAGGGTCATGTACATGTATTCTTAGTGAAAGATAAAAGGCATCCTAAAAGGAAGGAAATATACACTCTTCTTATGTCACTTACAAAACAGATGAAGAGAGCTGGATATGTCCCAGATCCATGTGATCACGAGGTTTGTGAAGAACTGAGTGACTCCGAAGTTGAACATACCTCATTCCACATAATGGATATGCCACAAGATGTTGCTGCTATATAATATCTAGTCAATTATTATCTAAATGTTCTCTTTTTGGCGCTGCATCTAACAAAAATGTTGATCAATTATGTTTTTCTCCCACTATTGGGATCACAAATAATAAAATGAATTTAACTGATTGTCTTATAATACAGAAGTCCAAgcaatttattttgtttaataaaCTTTGATAAACCTAAGAAATCCCTCGAAATATATCGTCTGAAGTAATTTGTTTTACTGTCATTGTTGGACATTTTTTGCTCAGTATAAAATTGCTTCAATCGACAAGCTTTCTATTAGTTCCTAAACTTTTCTTTGCTATTAACGAGGTGGTTCTGTCAATTTACTTGCATGACAAAATGGCAGAAGCTAAAAGCAATCACCATGCCAGCTAAAATACTTGCTGTCGTCTGGTTGAAATATCTACTGCGACTACAGGACACAGAGTTAATTCTAATGGCTATGAATTATTTACCTATAACAAGAATCCAAGCTTTACGTCGACTGACGAAACCATTTAATAGGGTATGTGAAGCCATACAAGCCTTGTAATATGTTAAAGTAAATTTACATCACATAAGATTTGTTGTTTTTTCGTCAGTGTGTCAACTTTTGGAGCCACTGAGTTATGTTAGGTGGTCATATTTCCACGTAAAATTATTAACTCACCACAAGCTGAGAGCTTTGCTACCTTATTAACGTGTTTTGCATCAGGCATATTAACCAAGCACAAGGGGAAACAggagatgaaaataaataaataacaggAAGAAAGAAAGGAGTagctaagagagaaaaagagagattcTCATTATAAGGTTTACATAAATCAGAACACATATGACGTACTGAAACTGTAgcaaagtctttttttttttttttcaattttctttttcTATGTTCTTTTATTAATATAACAGTTCTGTAGATGCTACTACTATCTTAGGCAAATTCGAAAACATGTGAACAATTAAACACActcgtgagagagagaaagagagtaaaATACAAGTACTTTAAACGAGGACACTCTTTAGTCCTCTTTGAGAACATCTACATCTAAGAATGACATAAGAGATGAACCTGTAAACCAAGATGAATCCCACCATGACTCCCACATTCCTCCACCTACTTTCTTCTCCATACCCTTCTTCTCTGAGAATATCATCCCCTGTCATCATACACTTTCCAAACAGGTGCTCCAAGCACTTGCCAGAGTTAGAAAACTCATTTATTAGAAACCCTTCAAATGGATACTTAAACAGGGATATGTAATGCATGAAAATCCAGTAACCTGGAATCTCATTCTGTGATATGAAGTAACCAGAGAACAGAAAGAAAGATCCCATGACACCGGCAATGACTGAGTTTCCAACTATGAAATTAGGTACCAATGCACTGAAACACACCACAACCGAGTTTGCAGTGTATAAGATCAACCAGATTAGCAACAAGAAGTGCAAAAATGCCATGAAATTCTTGTTCAATCCAACAAGCCAATATAAGGGTGAGGTAAATAAAACGGCCAGGGTGAGTAGAAATGGCAGATAGACTAAGCCATTAGCTATAGCGTAGGATGAGACTCTGTAGCTCCCGCAAGAGGTCTCCTTCATCACAATCTCCCTTTCTTGCAAAAAGATAGGTAGAGCTTCTGTAGTGCATGATAACAAGAAAGTTAAAATGAATGCAAATAGACCTACCCTTTCTTGAGCTCCAATTAAATTATCTTTAAGATCATAGAAGATTGATCCCAAGACTAGACCAGAGACCAACATTTGAACAGTCCTGCATGCAAAGAGCTCCTTGGTTCGGAATATGTTCTTGGAGAATCTGTGAGTGAGAACAATCGTCTCCTTCAGCCTTGAGTTGGCAAAGTCTCGAGGGAAATCAATACTGGCAGTTACTATGTCCTCATCAATGACCTTTGATTGTTGAAATAGCTGCTGGAGAGTGAACTTGCCGCTCTTGTTCTCACCATGAGCATCTCCTTTCTTCTgttgtgttgttgttgttgctgttgttgttgatAGCAATTGTGGCAGCTTTTTATTGACTTGTTCTTGAATGCTTTCAATGGATTCAATAGCGAACTCAACCAGATTTACATGAAGAGGAACTTCTAATCCCATTAGCCTCAAATTCACACCAAGCTGATCAATTGTACCATGATGAAGAACAGAGCCATTAGCCAACAAAAGGATTGAATTGAAGGACTTAACGATTCTAAACCCAGGTTGATGAATACTGAGGATGATGGTTCTTCCTCTGGTTTCAGCCATTGTCTTTAGCATGTCTACAATTTGTAGTGCAGAAGTACTGTCAAGTCCCGAGGTTGGTTCGTCAAGAATCAGCACTTTCGGATCATGAATCACGTCCACACCAATTGAAACACGTCGCCTTTCTCCACCAGATATGCCCCGGACCCTGTCATCCCCTACTCGAGCTCCAGCTACACGGCTTAGGCCGAGCTCCTCGATCAGTGATCTCACTCTCGAGCTCAACTGAACTGGAGGAAGCCCCAGCCTCAGTTTGGCGCTAAACATCAAGGTTTCTTCAACTGTAAGTAAAGGGAAAAGCATGTCCTTCTGTGTGACATAGCCTGAAGTCTTCTTGAACTCAGCTTCAACAGGTTTTCCATTGATGAATATGGAACCACTCTCTGGTGTGACTTTCCCTGCTAAGATTTCCAACAGAGATGATTTCCCAGCTCCGCTCGGGCCAACAATGGCGAGGACTTCCCATGGTTTAGCACGGCAGTTCACCTCTTTTAACACTTGCCTGCCTCCTTTATTAAACGCTTTTTCAATTACTTTAGGTGACTCTTCTGGTTCTCGATCAACAGCTTGATGACTCTGATGTGGTTTTCTGGTGAAAATCTTAAAAGGGTTCTCTGTTTGAATCTTGTAGTTGATCCCTATGGCTTCAATCTCACAGCCTTGTTTCTTCATTGAGGCAGCTCTTTCTGTATCTGTTTTCATTACTGGACTTTTTGCTTATTGTTTTTAGCTAGCTCTCTGAGAAAGTGTTTGTTTAGTAGAAGTAAATAAAGACACCAACTGCACcagtttcttcttttcttttctttcttttcgtttttttattatttattttattaaaataattttatatggattttccgCTATTTCTGTTGAATAATGATATAATTGGTAGTCTCCATTAATTTTAGCCAACCTGTGAAACCTTGAGTGGTACCAAGTAATTAACTGGAATTTGAGTGACTCTTGCAGCCTCGAATTTGTTTATAAAGGGTTCACGTGCCTATGTTCTTAGCAATACGTTGTCAATTGTAATGAAAACTTGTATATTATTATCTCGTGCAGTAGAGCTACGTGTGATCTTTTGTTGTCTTGTGGTACATATATGAGTAGGGCTAGtaaatttttgtaaattttattttatatatttttaacagaatattctatatatttagaggaatatacttttaaaatgaattaaaaataaatatttattaattatattaatataaatttaaattcaaatgttataaaatatcattattataataattgtggatgccaaaaatccaccaagtaagaaaaacaaaagaagtttctagtcccttaaagaagtaaacagctaaggggcaccaaaggCGCCAAGTACGCGATGAAGGCAGAAGGTTATTATAGGCCATCAAAGTGTTAAACACTCGCAGGGCTCTAGGCCTCACGAGGTCATTCCAGGCCCCCAAGCCgcatcaccttgttagacgcctttgtcatgcacacatggcccttatccatgcccctcgaagttaaggccccagcctcgcgaacactACTCTAGCAGCACCCCGTTgcaccccgcgcatgccaacacctcatgcgcctagccttgccccgaggtgtctcacaccaaggacctcacgccaagaagacatttcgcacctaggatgtatcccatgtctcaccaaggcatgcgcctcgcgcccgcgcgcaacagggacctcgcgcccgcgcgcacatgcgcctcgcgccccgcgcgcaccaggggcctcgcgccccgcgcgcacatgggcctcgcgccccgcgcgcaccaggggcctcgcgcccgcgcgcacatgcgcctcgcgcgccgcgcgcaccaggggcctcgcgcccgcgcgcaccaggggcctcgcgcccgcgcgcacatgtgcctcgcgcccgcgcgcaccaggggcctcgcgcccgcgcgcacatgtgcctcgcgccccgcgcacaTGGGCCTTGCGCCCGCGCGCACATGTGCCTCACGCCCcgtgcgcaccaggggcctcgcgccccgcgcacaacaggggcctcgcgccccgcgcgcatcaggggcctcgcgcccgcacgcaccaggggcctcgcgcccgcgcgcacatgcgcctcgcgccccgcgcgcaccaagggctcgcagtgaggtcacctcacctcgcccccaaaggctTCGCCCAAGGGTCGCGCATGCCTTGCAGCCACGCCCTCATGGGTCTCGCCCAAGAATCACGCGTGTATATAGCGGCCTCGTCCCCAAAGGCCTCGCCTAAGGGCCACGTGTGCCTCGCCTCGCTcaccggccacgtcaaaggcctcaagagacatagcctccactaaacacccttcggccatatatcaggagcctcgtagtatgggggatgcaaagtgatggtttcacaagataaGCCCCTCATCTCATTTGTAGGCATCATGCCtcatcacacacgcagcaggccccgttgaagaagccttatctctcttcctgagcttccctacacttagtaggacgtgGAATAACCATTGGGTACATAATActcgtacgt
The genomic region above belongs to Humulus lupulus chromosome 1, drHumLupu1.1, whole genome shotgun sequence and contains:
- the LOC133801990 gene encoding ABC transporter G family member 5: MKTDTERAASMKKQGCEIEAIGINYKIQTENPFKIFTRKPHQSHQAVDREPEESPKVIEKAFNKGGRQVLKEVNCRAKPWEVLAIVGPSGAGKSSLLEILAGKVTPESGSIFINGKPVEAEFKKTSGYVTQKDMLFPLLTVEETLMFSAKLRLGLPPVQLSSRVRSLIEELGLSRVAGARVGDDRVRGISGGERRRVSIGVDVIHDPKVLILDEPTSGLDSTSALQIVDMLKTMAETRGRTIILSIHQPGFRIVKSFNSILLLANGSVLHHGTIDQLGVNLRLMGLEVPLHVNLVEFAIESIESIQEQVNKKLPQLLSTTTATTTTQQKKGDAHGENKSGKFTLQQLFQQSKVIDEDIVTASIDFPRDFANSRLKETIVLTHRFSKNIFRTKELFACRTVQMLVSGLVLGSIFYDLKDNLIGAQERVGLFAFILTFLLSCTTEALPIFLQEREIVMKETSCGSYRVSSYAIANGLVYLPFLLTLAVLFTSPLYWLVGLNKNFMAFLHFLLLIWLILYTANSVVVCFSALVPNFIVGNSVIAGVMGSFFLFSGYFISQNEIPGYWIFMHYISLFKYPFEGFLINEFSNSGKCLEHLFGKCMMTGDDILREEGYGEESRWRNVGVMVGFILVYRFISYVILRCRCSQRGLKSVLV